A region of Streptomyces sp. NBC_01788 DNA encodes the following proteins:
- a CDS encoding UvrD-helicase domain-containing protein — translation MLHFSFAEPLLHTPTDEQAHAADVFRAGHHLVLQAGAGTGKTSTLGLLAASTRRRGRYLAFNKSIAQDAAARFPSTVLCKTAHATAFAAVGHRYVRRLNSPRQPAWKTGQALGITRPVRIGAHEISPRALSHTVLRTVTRYCHSADRTLAPHHVPRLRGLDTPGDHAQLANIVMRFAAKAWADLHNPDQGVVRFEHDHYLKMWALTGPTIEADFLFLDEAQDTNPVLEKVFTAQHDHAQLVMVGDSAQAIYGWRGARDVMTGFDATPLTLTRSFRFGPQIAQEANRWLTLADAPIRLTGTETIPTEVGNLTRPDAVLCRTNIGAMAKVMRLLTAGHRVALTRGGQQLAALALAARDLKDGRRTTHPELVLFPSWGELQDYAAHDPAGRDLQPFVDLVDTHGPDAILTAVDQLTSEDDADVTVTTAHTAKGREWTTVKIADDFPPPKDSDQHDEQGRPIPEPVNDTDTRLAYVAVTRARHHLDLGGLSWINTYSTD, via the coding sequence ATGCTTCACTTCTCTTTCGCGGAGCCCTTGTTGCATACGCCCACCGACGAACAGGCCCATGCTGCTGACGTTTTCCGGGCCGGTCACCATCTCGTCCTGCAGGCCGGCGCCGGGACAGGGAAGACCAGCACGCTCGGCCTGCTCGCCGCCAGCACCCGCCGCCGCGGCCGCTACCTCGCCTTCAACAAGAGCATCGCCCAGGATGCCGCCGCACGCTTCCCCTCCACGGTGCTGTGCAAAACCGCCCACGCCACGGCCTTCGCCGCCGTCGGTCACCGCTACGTCCGCCGGCTCAACAGCCCCCGCCAGCCCGCATGGAAGACCGGCCAAGCGCTCGGCATCACCCGTCCGGTCCGCATCGGCGCTCACGAGATCAGCCCCCGGGCGCTCTCCCACACCGTGCTGCGCACCGTCACCCGCTACTGCCACTCCGCCGACCGCACCCTGGCCCCCCACCATGTGCCACGCCTGCGCGGCCTGGACACACCCGGCGACCACGCCCAACTCGCCAACATCGTCATGCGCTTCGCCGCCAAGGCCTGGGCCGACCTGCATAACCCCGACCAGGGCGTGGTCCGTTTCGAACACGACCACTACCTGAAAATGTGGGCCCTGACCGGGCCGACGATCGAAGCCGACTTCCTCTTCCTCGACGAAGCCCAGGACACCAACCCGGTCCTGGAAAAAGTCTTCACCGCCCAGCACGACCATGCCCAACTCGTCATGGTCGGCGACTCCGCCCAGGCCATCTACGGCTGGCGCGGCGCCCGCGACGTGATGACCGGCTTCGACGCCACCCCTCTCACCCTGACCCGCTCCTTCCGCTTCGGCCCCCAGATCGCCCAGGAAGCCAACCGGTGGCTCACACTCGCCGACGCCCCCATCCGCCTGACCGGCACCGAAACCATCCCCACCGAAGTCGGCAACCTCACCCGCCCGGACGCGGTACTGTGCCGCACCAACATCGGCGCCATGGCCAAGGTCATGCGCCTGCTCACTGCCGGCCACCGCGTCGCCCTCACTCGGGGCGGCCAGCAGCTGGCCGCGCTCGCCCTCGCGGCCCGCGACCTCAAGGACGGCCGCCGCACCACCCACCCCGAACTCGTCCTCTTCCCCTCCTGGGGCGAACTGCAGGACTACGCCGCACACGACCCCGCCGGACGCGATCTCCAGCCCTTCGTCGACCTCGTCGACACCCACGGACCCGACGCCATCCTCACCGCCGTCGACCAACTCACCAGCGAGGACGATGCCGACGTCACCGTCACCACCGCCCACACCGCCAAAGGCCGCGAATGGACCACCGTCAAAATTGCCGACGACTTCCCCCCACCAAAGGACAGCGACCAGCACGACGAGCAAGGACGCCCTATCCCGGAACCCGTCAACGACACCGACACCCGCCTCGCCTACGTCGCCGTCACCCGCGCCCGCCACCACCTCGACCTTGGCGGCCTCTCGTGGATCAATACCTACTCCACTGACTGA
- a CDS encoding zinc-dependent alcohol dehydrogenase family protein produces MRATVIHGPNDVRVEEVPDAALRRPADAVVRTVLACVCGSDLWAYRGVAAREKGQRIGHEFLGVVEEVGSEVRGFRPGDLVVAPFVWSDGVCEFCAEGLHTSCPHGGFWGEPGSDGGQGEAVRVPFADGTLVKLPAEVRSDERLLTAVLALSDVMSTGHHAAMSAGVRPGATVAVVGDGAVGLCGVLAARRLGAERIIALGRHESRTAIARTFGATDVVPARGAEAVAAVKELTGGSGAHAVLEAVGTEESMRTAISITRDGGSVGYVGVPHGGSAGVDIQQMFNRNVAVRGGVAPARHYIPALLADVLGGVIDPSPVFDRTVELAGVPEGYKAMDAREALKVKITF; encoded by the coding sequence ATGCGCGCCACCGTCATTCACGGCCCGAACGACGTCCGAGTCGAGGAGGTCCCCGACGCCGCGCTGCGGCGTCCCGCCGACGCGGTGGTGCGGACCGTACTCGCCTGCGTGTGCGGCAGCGACCTGTGGGCCTACCGCGGCGTGGCCGCCCGGGAGAAGGGTCAGCGGATCGGGCACGAGTTCCTGGGCGTGGTCGAGGAAGTCGGCTCCGAGGTGCGCGGCTTCCGGCCAGGCGACCTGGTGGTTGCGCCGTTCGTGTGGTCGGACGGCGTGTGCGAGTTCTGCGCCGAGGGCCTGCACACCTCCTGCCCGCACGGCGGGTTCTGGGGTGAGCCGGGTTCGGACGGCGGGCAGGGCGAGGCGGTCCGGGTTCCGTTCGCCGACGGCACGCTGGTCAAGCTGCCCGCGGAGGTCCGCTCGGACGAGCGGCTGCTGACGGCCGTGCTGGCGCTGTCCGACGTCATGTCCACCGGGCACCATGCGGCCATGTCCGCGGGCGTCCGTCCGGGCGCGACGGTCGCCGTAGTCGGCGACGGCGCGGTCGGCCTGTGCGGCGTACTGGCCGCGCGCCGGCTCGGCGCGGAGCGGATCATCGCGCTGGGGCGGCACGAGTCGCGGACCGCGATCGCGCGCACCTTCGGCGCGACCGACGTCGTCCCGGCCCGCGGTGCGGAAGCCGTGGCGGCGGTCAAGGAGCTGACCGGCGGCTCGGGCGCGCACGCGGTCCTGGAGGCGGTCGGCACCGAGGAGTCGATGCGAACCGCGATCTCCATCACCCGCGACGGCGGCTCCGTCGGCTACGTCGGCGTGCCTCACGGCGGCAGCGCGGGCGTGGACATCCAGCAGATGTTCAACCGCAATGTCGCGGTGCGGGGCGGGGTGGCGCCGGCGCGCCACTACATTCCCGCACTGTTGGCGGACGTGCTGGGCGGGGTCATCGACCCGTCGCCGGTGTTCGACAGGACGGTCGAGCTGGCGGGAGTGCCGGAGGGTTACAAGGCGATGGATGCGCGCGAGGCGCTCAAGGTCAAGATCACCTTCTAG
- a CDS encoding SDR family oxidoreductase, with translation MSETNTVNHHKVALVTGANKGIGYEIAAGLGALGWSVGIGARNVERREAAVDKLRGAGADAFGVPLDVTDDASVTAAARLMEERGGRLDALVNNAGITGGGPQEPTTVDVNRVRAAVETNVIGVIRVTNALLPLLRRSPSPRIVNVSSSVGSLTLQTTPGAETGPIAIAYAPSKTFLNAVTVQYAKELADTHILINAVCPGFTATDLNGFRGVRTPQQGAAAAIRLATVSADGPTGRFFDDEGEVPW, from the coding sequence ATGAGTGAGACGAACACTGTGAACCACCACAAGGTCGCGCTGGTGACCGGGGCCAACAAGGGCATCGGGTACGAGATCGCCGCCGGGCTCGGCGCCCTCGGCTGGTCCGTCGGAATCGGCGCGCGGAACGTGGAACGGCGCGAAGCCGCTGTAGATAAGCTGCGCGGGGCCGGAGCCGATGCATTCGGCGTGCCGCTGGATGTGACCGACGACGCGAGCGTGACAGCGGCGGCTCGGCTGATGGAGGAGCGGGGTGGGCGGCTCGACGCGCTCGTCAACAATGCGGGGATCACCGGGGGCGGGCCGCAGGAGCCCACCACGGTCGACGTGAACCGGGTACGGGCGGCCGTGGAGACCAACGTCATCGGCGTCATCCGCGTCACCAACGCCCTGCTGCCGCTGCTGCGCCGCTCGCCGTCACCGCGGATCGTGAACGTCTCCAGCAGCGTCGGCTCCCTCACACTCCAGACCACGCCTGGCGCCGAGACCGGCCCCATCGCCATCGCCTACGCTCCGTCGAAGACGTTCCTCAACGCCGTCACCGTGCAGTACGCCAAGGAACTGGCCGACACGCACATCCTGATCAACGCCGTCTGCCCCGGCTTCACAGCGACCGACCTCAACGGCTTCCGGGGAGTGCGCACCCCCCAGCAGGGCGCAGCCGCCGCGATCCGGCTGGCCACCGTATCGGCCGACGGGCCGACAGGCCGCTTCTTCGACGACGAGGGAGAGGTGCCCTGGTGA
- a CDS encoding DUF6083 domain-containing protein produces the protein MRSTPPSSARHWDGSPIAQRVRRSLQVTPGGVSRLLRCGQSDRCRECGNRIEWYHRGTQRAVRLHPRELPAARVPAACRWHLSSGVAYPTGDGSSWCRPPHTVVCPARKAPAAPPELAGLRRALAVNTRRLIDAGAFTPTPAVPDGPAPQDGTSALCRPARPIVQLLYVRYLAAGLVDEIQCVARTRHRQRCASVLLSPNSPAGVWRLVPATQTSGHLALPAAVMAVYDLSGVPYSEQLRWRAQRCLQHAAIPTAADLEVADWEPFDPVRHHEHTHNRLPASTRRPDLAGRTHQTVRQ, from the coding sequence ATGCGCTCCACACCACCTTCCTCGGCCCGGCACTGGGACGGCAGTCCGATCGCCCAGCGTGTGCGCCGCTCCCTGCAGGTGACCCCCGGCGGCGTCAGCCGGCTGCTGCGCTGCGGTCAAAGCGACCGGTGCCGCGAATGCGGCAACCGGATCGAGTGGTACCACCGCGGCACTCAACGGGCCGTCCGCCTCCATCCCCGCGAGCTGCCGGCCGCCCGAGTACCGGCGGCATGCCGCTGGCACCTCAGCTCCGGCGTTGCCTACCCGACGGGAGACGGCAGCAGCTGGTGCCGCCCGCCGCACACCGTCGTCTGTCCCGCCCGGAAGGCACCCGCGGCCCCTCCCGAGCTGGCCGGGCTGCGCCGGGCTCTAGCCGTGAACACCCGCCGCCTGATCGACGCCGGCGCCTTCACCCCTACCCCTGCTGTTCCGGACGGCCCGGCACCCCAGGATGGAACCTCGGCGCTCTGCCGCCCGGCCCGGCCCATCGTGCAGTTGCTGTACGTGCGCTACCTGGCCGCCGGCCTGGTGGACGAGATCCAGTGCGTCGCCCGGACCCGGCACCGCCAGCGCTGCGCCAGCGTCCTCCTCTCCCCCAACAGCCCGGCTGGCGTTTGGAGGCTGGTTCCGGCCACCCAGACGAGCGGTCATCTGGCCCTGCCCGCTGCGGTCATGGCGGTCTACGACCTCAGCGGTGTCCCGTACTCCGAACAGCTGCGCTGGCGCGCCCAGCGCTGCCTGCAGCACGCCGCAATCCCCACGGCTGCCGACCTGGAGGTTGCCGACTGGGAGCCTTTCGACCCGGTGCGCCACCACGAGCACACCCACAACCGTCTGCCCGCCTCCACCCGGCGCCCTGACCTCGCGGGCCGGACACATCAAACAGTCCGCCAATGA
- a CDS encoding helix-turn-helix transcriptional regulator: MTIFPPDPDLNALRLELARLRAARGWSYDELAAHSGLARRTVIEIEQGRTIGTLKTWHALAHALDTPFDELFSTLCRGHDLPGPARD, encoded by the coding sequence GTGACGATCTTTCCGCCCGATCCGGACCTCAACGCGCTGCGGTTGGAGCTCGCGCGTCTGCGGGCCGCGCGCGGGTGGAGCTACGACGAGCTCGCTGCCCACAGCGGCCTGGCTAGACGCACCGTCATCGAGATCGAGCAGGGCCGCACCATCGGCACGCTGAAGACCTGGCACGCTCTCGCCCACGCGCTGGACACACCGTTCGACGAACTCTTCAGCACGCTGTGCCGCGGGCATGACCTACCTGGCCCGGCGCGGGACTGA
- a CDS encoding helix-turn-helix transcriptional regulator — translation MPRPTGRVLTLLELLQSGGTRTVAELADRLGVEGRTVRRYVDQLIDLDVPVESVRGRYGGYRLAPGYRLPPLMLSDDEALAVLLGLVAGRRAGLTTTQHTANETASAKIRRVLPKHLARRLDTLLESLAFTEQPGEFDTPDAGVLLTIADAVRHRRPVSIRYTDRNGRRSERTLHAYGIVAHSGRWYVTGKDARIGEDRTFRLDRIADARTLPGSFEAPAGPGPAQRVLSGFATAEYQHEVTLRIHGTVEQIRAHLPASVASLEEHEPAAGEDRATERWLRVELRAERLDWLPPVLASLDRPFVIERPAELRDLVIELADRLTSYARQA, via the coding sequence ATGCCTCGACCCACCGGCCGCGTGCTGACACTCCTGGAGCTGCTGCAGTCGGGCGGCACCCGGACGGTGGCCGAACTCGCCGACCGGCTCGGCGTCGAAGGGCGCACCGTGCGGCGGTATGTGGACCAGCTGATCGACCTCGACGTGCCCGTGGAATCGGTGCGCGGCCGCTACGGCGGGTACCGGCTCGCCCCCGGGTACCGCTTGCCTCCGCTCATGCTCAGCGACGACGAGGCGCTGGCCGTGCTGCTCGGCCTGGTCGCCGGCCGCCGAGCAGGGCTGACAACGACGCAGCACACGGCGAACGAGACGGCATCGGCGAAGATCCGGAGGGTGCTGCCCAAGCACCTCGCCCGCCGGCTCGACACACTCCTGGAATCCCTCGCCTTCACGGAACAGCCCGGAGAGTTCGACACCCCGGACGCCGGGGTCCTGCTCACCATCGCCGATGCGGTGCGCCACCGCCGACCGGTCTCGATCCGCTACACCGACCGCAACGGACGGCGGAGCGAACGCACGCTGCACGCGTACGGGATCGTCGCCCATTCGGGCCGGTGGTACGTCACGGGCAAGGACGCCCGGATCGGCGAGGACCGAACCTTCCGGCTCGATCGCATCGCAGACGCGCGGACCCTGCCCGGTTCATTCGAAGCGCCGGCGGGTCCCGGTCCGGCACAGCGCGTATTGTCAGGCTTCGCCACGGCTGAGTACCAGCATGAGGTGACCTTGCGGATCCACGGGACGGTCGAGCAGATCCGCGCCCACCTTCCCGCCAGCGTCGCGAGCCTGGAGGAGCACGAGCCAGCGGCAGGCGAGGACCGGGCAACCGAGCGCTGGCTGCGCGTCGAGCTGCGGGCGGAGCGGCTCGACTGGTTGCCTCCGGTACTCGCCTCACTCGACCGGCCGTTCGTCATCGAGCGCCCCGCTGAACTGCGCGACCTCGTCATCGAACTCGCCGATCGCCTCACGTCCTACGCCCGCCAAGCCTGA
- a CDS encoding RNA polymerase sigma factor, with translation MEDAVSTDLHIAEPLDKATTPLPGIQLAGALHEEQYPALIRFLLLHGASWTEAQDAAQDAFTQMCAPSVTITYPRAWLRTVAWRSWVSQTVKLEEACAELPEPHPSLRWQTPAHAAELGEEERQVISLLLQLPAKQRAAMAWHLDGFTTEESARAMGTTQAAVRQNLVRARAALKQGLRLESRFTYEGRKA, from the coding sequence ATGGAGGACGCCGTCAGCACTGACCTTCACATTGCCGAGCCCCTGGATAAAGCCACAACCCCGCTGCCGGGTATCCAGCTTGCCGGGGCCTTGCACGAAGAGCAGTATCCCGCCCTAATCCGCTTCCTGCTCCTGCACGGTGCGTCCTGGACAGAGGCTCAGGATGCCGCGCAGGACGCTTTCACTCAGATGTGTGCACCGAGCGTGACGATCACCTACCCCCGTGCCTGGCTGCGGACGGTGGCCTGGAGGTCCTGGGTGAGTCAGACGGTGAAACTCGAAGAGGCCTGCGCGGAACTGCCCGAACCACATCCGAGTCTGCGCTGGCAGACCCCCGCCCACGCCGCCGAGCTGGGGGAGGAGGAACGCCAGGTGATCTCCTTGCTGCTTCAGCTTCCGGCCAAACAACGCGCGGCGATGGCCTGGCACCTAGACGGCTTCACTACTGAGGAAAGCGCACGCGCGATGGGGACCACGCAGGCAGCCGTGCGCCAGAACCTGGTCCGGGCGAGAGCCGCGCTGAAGCAAGGCCTGCGACTGGAAAGCCGGTTCACCTACGAAGGGAGGAAGGCGTGA
- a CDS encoding serine protease: protein MYSFKPLRRRTARTAAVGVLAAAACATVMAGSASAIVNGSDSTEHYPFMATVPESAPTLGLNDGTCGASLIDKQWVLTAAHCVKGDGLELDGIVRVGSDHRKSGGTVRKIDRIFVHPGYVNGEGKAANNNDLALIRLDRPVAQQPIKIAEHVGGPGTPTRLLGFGTTVDTELKFPDRLQELNTRRGAVSECAPGYAGKTRLCTITTVPKAMACFGDSGGPQVQKGRNGRWELIGVTSGPGAPKVPCSEGPGLYTNARAYAGWINKTMKTNHAPKNHHAVKNHHALKNHHAPKNHHALKTNSVMKTDGALSTVAMSSDLAETGTNDNTAAIAGMAATLVVAGAGTAVAVRGRKTRRAA from the coding sequence GTGTACAGCTTCAAGCCACTGCGCCGCCGTACCGCCCGCACCGCTGCCGTCGGCGTTCTCGCAGCTGCGGCCTGCGCCACTGTCATGGCCGGCAGCGCCTCAGCCATCGTCAACGGATCGGACTCCACCGAGCACTACCCGTTCATGGCGACCGTCCCCGAGTCGGCCCCCACGCTCGGCCTGAACGACGGGACCTGCGGGGCGTCGCTGATCGATAAGCAGTGGGTACTGACGGCGGCCCACTGCGTGAAGGGTGACGGCCTGGAGCTGGACGGCATCGTGCGCGTCGGCAGCGACCACCGCAAGTCCGGCGGCACTGTCCGAAAGATCGACCGGATCTTCGTCCACCCCGGCTATGTGAACGGCGAGGGCAAGGCCGCCAACAACAACGACCTCGCGCTGATACGCCTGGACCGCCCGGTCGCCCAGCAGCCCATCAAGATTGCCGAGCATGTAGGGGGACCCGGCACGCCGACCCGGCTCCTGGGCTTCGGCACCACCGTCGACACCGAGCTCAAGTTCCCGGACCGGCTGCAGGAGCTGAACACCCGCAGGGGCGCTGTGTCCGAGTGCGCGCCGGGCTACGCGGGCAAGACCCGGCTGTGCACCATCACCACCGTGCCCAAGGCCATGGCGTGCTTCGGGGACTCCGGCGGGCCGCAGGTCCAGAAGGGCCGGAACGGCCGCTGGGAGCTGATCGGCGTCACCTCCGGGCCCGGTGCCCCGAAGGTGCCGTGCTCGGAGGGTCCTGGCCTCTACACCAACGCGCGCGCCTACGCGGGCTGGATCAACAAGACCATGAAGACCAACCACGCCCCGAAGAACCACCACGCCGTGAAGAACCACCACGCCCTGAAGAACCACCACGCCCCGAAGAACCACCACGCCCTGAAGACCAACAGCGTCATGAAGACCGACGGCGCCCTGTCGACTGTGGCCATGAGCTCCGACCTTGCCGAGACCGGTACGAACGACAACACCGCGGCAATCGCCGGTATGGCCGCCACGCTGGTCGTCGCCGGTGCCGGCACCGCCGTCGCAGTCCGCGGCCGCAAGACCCGCCGCGCCGCCTAA
- a CDS encoding helix-turn-helix domain-containing protein produces the protein MGPRLRAARERHGATLTGVSCATGISPSTLSRIETGRRKPTLEVVLQLATEYGISLDELAGTAPAPAPVEPRAIALQRFGDNKGVLPLTPYVGGLHAHKHVLPAVEEPPTRPRQISHDGYEWLCVLYGRLWLALGKQDLILTAGDVAEFDTRNPHGVTNAGPGGPVEYLIMFGPQGERLRPRTPPTGRGAL, from the coding sequence ATGGGCCCACGGTTGCGGGCCGCGCGCGAGCGGCACGGCGCCACGCTCACCGGCGTCAGCTGTGCGACCGGCATCTCGCCGAGCACGCTGTCACGGATCGAGACCGGCCGACGCAAGCCCACCCTGGAGGTGGTGCTGCAACTGGCCACGGAGTACGGCATCTCTCTGGACGAGCTGGCCGGCACTGCCCCCGCGCCCGCCCCCGTCGAGCCGCGCGCCATCGCGCTGCAGCGTTTCGGCGACAACAAGGGGGTGCTGCCGCTGACCCCGTACGTTGGCGGCCTGCACGCCCACAAACACGTCCTGCCCGCCGTCGAGGAACCGCCCACGCGGCCACGGCAGATCTCCCACGACGGCTACGAATGGCTGTGCGTCCTGTACGGGCGGCTGTGGCTCGCACTCGGAAAGCAGGACCTCATCCTGACCGCCGGCGACGTCGCCGAGTTCGACACCCGCAACCCCCACGGAGTCACGAACGCCGGCCCCGGCGGGCCGGTCGAGTACCTGATCATGTTCGGGCCCCAGGGAGAGAGACTGCGGCCACGCACCCCGCCCACCGGCCGGGGAGCCCTGTAA
- a CDS encoding LysR family transcriptional regulator, whose amino-acid sequence METRELRYFIAVAEELHFGRAAQRLGIAQPPLSRAISGLERRLGTLLLERGSRGVSLTGAGAVLLREARAALDAVEAAERRTRRAALAATGSPAVVLAAKAGASGELLAKLLDAYAADPGAVAVDVVLCGPGEQARLLHDSRADVALLHRPFDDTAGFDTEDLHCEGQVAILPAGHLLSTRPHVRLAEVTDLPDLPLPRWPRPDGTFPDGPGPQVRDHTQLTQLIALGRACAVVPGSGLTGLREDLTAVPVPDAPHVTTVIAWPPHSRSTAVAGLVRAATAL is encoded by the coding sequence GTGGAGACACGTGAGCTGCGGTACTTCATCGCGGTCGCCGAAGAGCTGCACTTCGGCCGGGCCGCGCAACGGCTCGGGATCGCCCAACCCCCGCTGTCGCGGGCGATCAGCGGGCTCGAACGGCGCCTGGGCACCCTCCTGCTGGAGCGCGGCAGTCGGGGTGTCTCCCTGACCGGGGCAGGGGCGGTGCTGCTGCGGGAGGCGCGGGCTGCGCTGGACGCCGTCGAGGCCGCCGAACGGCGCACCCGCCGGGCCGCCCTCGCCGCGACCGGCAGCCCCGCCGTGGTCCTGGCCGCGAAGGCGGGCGCCTCCGGTGAACTGCTGGCGAAACTCCTCGACGCCTACGCCGCCGACCCCGGCGCCGTCGCTGTGGACGTCGTGCTGTGCGGGCCGGGCGAGCAGGCACGGTTGCTGCACGACAGCCGGGCCGACGTAGCCCTGCTGCATCGGCCATTCGACGACACGGCCGGCTTCGACACCGAGGACCTGCACTGCGAAGGTCAGGTCGCGATCCTCCCGGCGGGTCACCTTCTCAGCACCCGCCCCCACGTGCGGCTCGCCGAGGTCACCGACCTTCCCGACCTGCCCCTGCCCCGCTGGCCTCGCCCTGACGGCACCTTCCCGGACGGCCCCGGACCGCAGGTGCGCGACCATACGCAACTCACCCAGCTCATCGCCCTCGGCCGCGCCTGCGCGGTCGTCCCGGGTTCGGGCCTCACCGGCCTGCGCGAGGACCTCACCGCCGTACCGGTCCCCGACGCCCCCCACGTCACCACGGTCATCGCCTGGCCCCCACACAGCCGCTCAACGGCGGTCGCGGGGCTGGTCCGCGCCGCCACTGCTCTGTGA
- a CDS encoding alpha/beta fold hydrolase: protein MQPEPSAELRHRTIEAPAGRLHLVEQGTGPLILLVHGFPESWYSWRLQLPALAAAGYRAVAIDVRGYGRSSKPAATDAYRMLDLVEDNLAVVRALGEENAVVVGHDWGSNIAATSALLHPEVFSAVALLSVPYAPPGGPRPTDIFGQIGGPEQEFYVSYFQEPGRAEAEIEPDVRGWLTGFYAALSADTMPAQGEPDPHFVTRGGGRLRDRFPAGKLPAWLTEDDLDVYAGEFERTGLTGALNRYRNMDRDWEDLAPHRGAPIKQPSLFIGGTLDASTTWMADAIDAYPVTLPALSASHLLEGCGHWIQQERPEEVNRLLTDWLATLQG, encoded by the coding sequence ATGCAGCCCGAGCCGTCCGCCGAACTCCGCCACCGCACCATCGAGGCCCCCGCCGGCCGGCTGCACCTGGTCGAGCAGGGCACCGGCCCGCTGATCCTGCTCGTGCACGGCTTCCCCGAGTCCTGGTACTCCTGGCGGCTGCAGCTCCCGGCCCTCGCCGCGGCCGGATACCGGGCCGTGGCCATCGACGTGCGCGGCTACGGCCGCTCCTCCAAGCCCGCCGCGACCGACGCCTACCGGATGCTCGACCTGGTGGAGGACAACCTCGCCGTCGTCCGCGCCCTCGGCGAGGAGAACGCGGTGGTCGTCGGCCACGACTGGGGCTCCAACATCGCGGCCACCTCCGCCCTGCTCCACCCCGAGGTCTTCAGCGCCGTCGCCCTGCTGAGCGTCCCCTACGCGCCGCCCGGTGGCCCCCGCCCCACCGACATCTTCGGCCAGATCGGCGGCCCCGAGCAGGAGTTCTACGTCTCCTATTTCCAGGAGCCCGGCCGCGCCGAGGCGGAGATCGAGCCCGACGTCCGGGGCTGGCTCACGGGCTTCTACGCGGCGCTGTCCGCCGACACCATGCCCGCCCAGGGCGAGCCCGACCCGCACTTCGTGACCCGCGGCGGCGGCCGGCTGCGCGACCGCTTCCCCGCGGGCAAGCTCCCCGCCTGGCTGACCGAGGACGACCTCGACGTCTACGCCGGGGAGTTCGAGCGCACCGGCCTGACCGGCGCCCTCAACCGCTACCGCAACATGGACCGCGACTGGGAGGACCTCGCCCCCCACCGCGGCGCCCCGATCAAGCAGCCGTCCCTGTTCATCGGCGGCACCCTGGACGCCTCCACCACCTGGATGGCGGACGCGATCGACGCCTACCCCGTCACTCTTCCCGCGCTGTCCGCCTCCCACCTCCTGGAGGGCTGCGGCCACTGGATCCAGCAGGAGCGCCCCGAGGAGGTCAACCGCCTGCTGACCGACTGGCTCGCCACCCTCCAGGGCTGA
- a CDS encoding VOC family protein, giving the protein MDFVSIRIITSDVARLVEFYEQATGARATWVTEDFAELKTAGATLAIAGTRTVPLFAPGSARPADNHSVITEFLVDDVDRVHQNLTGFVTDFVNEPTTMPWGNRSLLFRDPDGNLVNFFTPVTPAAIEKFAR; this is encoded by the coding sequence ATGGACTTCGTCTCGATCCGCATCATCACCAGCGACGTAGCGCGCCTCGTCGAGTTCTACGAGCAAGCCACAGGGGCGCGGGCGACGTGGGTCACCGAGGACTTCGCCGAACTCAAGACCGCGGGCGCCACCCTCGCGATCGCCGGCACCCGCACCGTCCCGCTGTTCGCCCCGGGATCTGCCCGCCCGGCGGACAACCACAGTGTGATCACTGAGTTCCTCGTCGACGACGTGGACCGCGTTCACCAGAACCTGACCGGCTTCGTCACCGACTTCGTCAACGAGCCCACCACGATGCCCTGGGGCAACCGGTCGCTGCTGTTCCGCGACCCCGACGGCAACCTCGTCAACTTTTTCACCCCCGTCACCCCGGCGGCTATCGAAAAGTTCGCACGCTGA